Within Deltaproteobacteria bacterium, the genomic segment TGATTCCCTACGAAATTACTCACTTTCAATCTATTGGGGAGGTCACGAGGTACAGCCCGGCGCCCAGATTCCTCACACCACTCACCGCCATGTTTGTTCACGGTGGATTGCTCCATCTGGCTGGAAATATGCTTTATCTCTGGATCTTCGGGAATAATGTGGAGGACGCCTTGCCTATTTTCTGATGTATCCCCGCGCCAGGGTGACCACGCTTGTATTTGTGTTCATCATTGTTCGACTGGTCAGGATCCCGGCGGGTGTGCTGCTGGGAGCATGGTTGGTGCTGCAGATGGTAAGCGCCGTCTCGAGTCAGACCGGCGTAGCCTGGTTTGCTCACATAGGCGGGTTCCTAGCCGGAATGGTTCTACTCGTGTTAATGCTGGGAAAGCGGTCACCGTCGGTCCGAAACCGCGGCTGACAGCCCCTTCTTCACTCAGCATTTGTCCTCGCCTTCGGCCGGACGAAGGCGGACCTCCGCTTCCAAGGCCTCCAGAATGGTATCCAACTCCCCTTCACGACCCGGGGGGACGAACACAGCGATCTTCCCGACTTTCGGATCCAGAGTCGTTATAAGAGCCAGGCCTTCATGCCCCTCGAGCACGAATTTGAAGAAGGCCAGTTGACTCCGATCTATATAGTATACTCGTTGAATACAGTCCATACAAAGTAGTTTAGTTGAAAGTGGGACTCTTGTACCACGTTTACGGCATCCGCGCCACTCTTCAGACACACTTGGGACTCAGGTCAGCGACAACCGGGGTTGTCCTCCAGAGTTGGTTTGACAAAGCAAGGTTAAGCATTTACTAATTGGGATATCAGATTCGCCGGGAAGAAACGAGGTCGTGAAAGTGACTTGCAGACGCGTCTTAGTCGTGGATGACGAGATAGAGATTCGAAACCTCATGAAGGAATTCGTGGAGCACTTCGGATACGAGGCGGAAACCGCTGCGGACGGCAGGGAAGCCCTCGAACTGGTAGGCCGGAGGCCATTTGATATCATCATCACGGACATCCAGATGCCCGACATTAGCGGACTCGATCTTATTGATAACATTAAGAAATCATATCCCGACATCGAGCTCATCGCCGTGACGGGGTATAACATGGAATATCGTTATACCGACGTGATCAATGTGGGCGCCACTGACTTCATTACCAAGCCCGTCGACGCCAACGAGCTGCACGCCAAGATACTGCGCATCTTCAGGGAGCTGGATTTGAGGGCTGAGCTCCGGCGCTTGACCGTACGGGACGCACTTACGGACCTTTACAATCGACGGTTTTTCGACGAGCGCGGCAAAGAAGAGGTGGCCAGAGCCTTACGCCAGAAATTTTCTCTTTTTCTGATTTTGATCGACATAGACAAGTTCAAACCTTTTAATGACAGGTTCGGACATCAGGCCGGAGATGATGTCCTTCGGTTTCTGGCTGAAGTAATCTCCTGCTCCATTCGAAAGGATATGGATATCAGCTTCAGATATGGAGGAGATGAATTCGGAGTGCTCGTGCCTCAGGTCGCCGCCGAGCAGGCCAGGGGCGTCGCCGAACGGATTCGGAAGAAATATCTGAAAGGAAAGTATAACGCCACGTCCTTGAGCCTGGGACTTGCTCAACTCGAAGATGACGGAATGGAGCATGACAATCACTTCTATCTTTTGATCAAACGCGCCGACGATGCTTTGTATTCGGCTAAGAAACAGGGCGGGAACCTGGTAACCTTCTACTCCGACAATCCTTCAAATGAGTAGTGTCGCGGACTTGACGCCCCAGTGAAGCCGCCGGACTCTCGAGTTCAGCTCTTACTTGGAACGTTTCAAAACTTTTGGAGATCCGTAATGTTTGCACGATTTCTGGTCATCCTGAGTGCGGTTTTGGCGGTATTACCGATCTCGATGGATGCATTCGCCGTATCCCCGGACGAGCCCGCCTCCACGAGCGAAGAACAGCGACAGATCGCCCTGACGATCTATAACGAAGACCTTGGGCTCGTGAAGGACGTACGTCGTGTCAAATTAAAACAGGGGC encodes:
- a CDS encoding DUF4911 domain-containing protein, encoding MDCIQRVYYIDRSQLAFFKFVLEGHEGLALITTLDPKVGKIAVFVPPGREGELDTILEALEAEVRLRPAEGEDKC
- a CDS encoding diguanylate cyclase, encoding MKVTCRRVLVVDDEIEIRNLMKEFVEHFGYEAETAADGREALELVGRRPFDIIITDIQMPDISGLDLIDNIKKSYPDIELIAVTGYNMEYRYTDVINVGATDFITKPVDANELHAKILRIFRELDLRAELRRLTVRDALTDLYNRRFFDERGKEEVARALRQKFSLFLILIDIDKFKPFNDRFGHQAGDDVLRFLAEVISCSIRKDMDISFRYGGDEFGVLVPQVAAEQARGVAERIRKKYLKGKYNATSLSLGLAQLEDDGMEHDNHFYLLIKRADDALYSAKKQGGNLVTFYSDNPSNE